The following proteins are encoded in a genomic region of Anomaloglossus baeobatrachus isolate aAnoBae1 chromosome 6, aAnoBae1.hap1, whole genome shotgun sequence:
- the PSKH2 gene encoding serine/threonine-protein kinase H2, protein MGCVVSSKVLPEPMEPPLKKNPYYVKLIRAMVPVQFCGEPVKCKAEFWGLQEEPKRDREIEEKKNQVARYRAKFDPRVTARYDIKALIGRGSFSRVVRVEHRATRQPFAIKMIETRAKEGKEVCESELNILRRVSHHNIIQLIEVFETHDRVYMVMELATGGDLLDRIIAKGSFTERDATKVLHMVLDSINYLHGLGITHRDLKPENLLYYHPGADSKIVVTDFGLANAGNKGGDWSMRTICGTPEYIAPEIILKKPYSNAVDMWALGVMTYFLLSGCMPFEDENRTRLYRLILKGRYSYLGDPWPSVSNLAKDFIDRLLTVDYRDRLSASDAIQHPWIKTMAASSSMKNLHRSISQNLRNRVSSRCQSTKSEQSMKSGNSNKSRRMKEIMERNMRYHAHVVGSEASQ, encoded by the exons ATGGGGTGCGTAGTCAGCAGTAAGGTGCTTCCAGAGCCCATGGAACCTCCTCTCAAGAAGAATCCATACTACGTCAAGCTGATCCGTGCCATGGTTCCTGTTCAGTTCTGTGGTGAACCTGTGAAATGTAAGGCTGAATTTTGGGGATTACAAGAAGAACCTAAAAGAGATCGGGAGATTGAAGAAAAAAAGAATCAAGTGGCACGGTACCGTGCAAAGTTTGACCCCAGAGTTACAGCTAG ATATGATATCAAAGCTCTCATCGGAAGGGGAAGTTTCAGCAGAGTGGTAAGAGTAGAACACAGAGCTACTCGACAACCGTTTGCCATCAAAATGATTGAGACAAGAGCCAAAGAAGGCAAGGAAGTCTGTGAATCAGAGCTCAACATCCTCCGGAGAGTCAGCCATCACAACATCATCCAGCTTATTGAAGTGTTTGAGACTCATGACCGAGTGTACATGGTGATGGAACTAGCTACAGGTGGAGATCTGCTCGACAGAATCATTGCTAAAGGATCATTTACTGAGCGAGACGCCACCAAGGTGCTTCATATGGTTTTAGATAGCATAAACTACCTCCATGGACTTGGAATAACACACAGAGATCTCAAACCAGAAAATCTACTCTACTACCATCCCGGGGCTGACTCAAAGATAGTAGTTACTGACTTTGGCTTGGCAAACGCTGGTAACAAAGGAGGAGACTGGTCAATGAGGACCATATGTGGGACTCCTGAATACATTGCACCAGAGATTATTCTGAAAAAACCTTATAGTAATGCAGTGGACATGTGGGCTCTTGGAGTCATGACTTATTTTTTATTAAGTGGATGCATGCCCTTTGAAGATGAAAACAGAACAAGACTTTACCGGCTGATCCTTAAAGGAAGATACAGTTACTTAGGTGAT CCATGGCCAAGCGTTTCCAATCTTGCAAAGGACTTTATAGACCGGCTGCTCACTGTAGACTACAGAGACCGGTTATCAGCCAGTGATGCCATACAACATCCCTGGATCAAAACTATGGCAGCTTCATCATCTATGAAGAATCTTCACAGGTCCATCTCACAAAACCTGAGAAACAGGGTGTCCTCTCGGTGCCAGAGCACCAAGTCAGAGCAGTCAATGAAATCCGGCAACTCCAACAAGTCCCGGAGGATGAAAGAGATCATGGAACGCAATATGCGCTATCATGCACACGTTGTGGGTTCTGAGGCCTCGCAATGA